A single Argentina anserina chromosome 7, drPotAnse1.1, whole genome shotgun sequence DNA region contains:
- the LOC126803859 gene encoding uncharacterized protein LOC126803859, whose protein sequence is MVKLASAREARLYGPRLSRNRAEYINAGLYVFATAVLVGGFAAELSNEPKSGLVLMLIGFALVFLVNLHDLLAHLAGFDYRLRMMELDLQLAFVEFAVPVVQALGSVLWFLAILFLFIQAEKGYGYYKLEKHAINMLIAGPVLWLLGSIHNSCQIYERSDGHVQILQQSVQIPFLIASVLLTIGSILNILEQGGVVYHGLELLGGTWIWMGIFGSILLFVGGLANVVKVFKMQQMDDGAILRLEKLRGGAQERLVHEREGQVPLIPEDQRRRNRQLSQQQQEPSIHSAAPQPTPYKDVLVGQS, encoded by the exons ATGGTGAAGCTAGCATCGGCGCGTGAGGCCCGACTGTACGGTCCGCGGTTGAGCCGGAACCGCGCCGAGTACATAAACGCCGGGCTTTACGTTTTCGCCACGGCGGTGCTAGTTGGCGGGTTTGCGGCTGAGCTGTCTAATGAGCCAAAATCAGGTCTTGTTCTTATGCTCATAGGGTTTGCGCTGGTTTTTCTAGTGAATTTGCACGATCTGTTGGCCCATCTGGCCGGGTTCGATTACCGGTTGAGAATGATGGAGCTGGACTTGCAGCTTGCTTTCGTTGAGTTTGCGGTTCCGGTGGTGCAGGCTTTGGGTTCGGTTCTCTGGTTCTTGGCTATTCTTTTCCTCTTCATTCAG GCTGAGAAAGGATATGGCTACTACAAGCTTGAGAAACATGCCATCAATATGCTTATTGCTGGCCCTGTTTTATGGTTGCTTGGTTCAATCCACAACTCGTGTCAAATTTATGAGAGATCAGATGGACACGTCCAAATCTTACAACAGAGTGTACAGATTCCATTTCTCATTGCTAGTGTATTGTTAACAATAGGCTCGATTCTTAATATCCTTGAGCAAGGAGGAGTAGTATATCATGGCCTCGAGCTACTG GGTGGGACTTGGATATGGATGGGCATATTTGGCAGCATATTGCTCTTTGTTGGAGGCTTAGCAAATGTGGTGAAGGTGTTCAAGATGCAACAAATGGATGACGGTGCCATCCTAAGGCTCGAGAAGTTGAGAGGAGGGGCACAGGAACGACTTGTGCATGAAAGGGAAGGCCAGGTTCCTCTTATTCCAGAAGATCAAAGGAGGAGAAATAGACAACTATCCCAGCAGCAGCAGGAACCAAGTATCCATAGTGCAGCACCACAGCCCACTCCTTATAAAGATGTCCTTGTTGGTCAGAGTTAA